The nucleotide sequence GCACATCGCCTACATCATCGCCGAAGCGCTGGCCCGGGGTGCGACCGTCGTCGAACCCAGCCAGCAGGCACAAGACCAGTGGTGCAGAACCATTCGGGAAACCGCGATCGACAACACCCAGTTCGATCTCGAGTGCACGCCCGGCTACTACAACAACGAAGGCGGCGGCCCCGGTGCGGCCGAAGGCGAGGGAATCCGTTCCCACATCGGCGAACCCTACGGCCCGGGTTTTTACGCATTCGGTGATCTGCTTGCCCAATGGCGAAGCAAAGGCGATCTGAATGGCCTCATTCTGGAATCGTGATGACTGAACTCAGGTTCGACGATCGGGTCGCCGTGGTGACCGGCGCCGGCCGGGGCCTGGGCCGGGCGTACGCGCTGCTGCTGGCGGCCAGAGGGGCCAAAGTCGTGGTCAACGACACCGGTGGTTCGCTGGCCGGTGCCGGTGGCGACCCCGCTCCCGCACACCAGGTGGTGGCCGAGATCACCGCGCTCGGCGGGCAGGCGGCCGCGTCGCTGGACTCGGTGACGACACCCGCCGGTGGTCAGGCGATCATCGAAACCGCGCTCGAGCGCTACGGCCGGATCGACATCCTGATCCACAATGCCGGCAACGTGCGCAGCGCGCCGCTCAAGGAGATGAGCTACGAAGACTTCGATGCCGTCATCGACGTGCATCTTCGGGGCGCCTTCCACGTCGTGCGGCCGGCCTTCGGGTTGATGTGTGACCAACTTTACGGCCGCATCGTGTTGGCTTCCTCGATCGGCGGCCTGTACGGCAACCAGGGGGTCGCCAATTACGCCGCGGCAAAAGCCGGCTTGATCGGCTTGGCCAATGTCGCCGCAGTCGAGGGCGCGGCCAGTGGTGTTTTGTGCAACGTCATCGTTCCCTCCGCGGTGACCAGAATGGCTGACGGCCTGGATATTTCGTCGTACCCGCCGATGGGCACCGAGCTGGTGGCCCCGGTGGTCGGTTTGCTGGCGCACGAGTCCTGTCCGGTCAACGGTGAGATGTTGATCGCCATCGCGGGCCGGGTGGCGCGGGCGGTGGTCGCCGAAAGTCCCGGCGTGCAGCGCCTGTCCTGGTCGATGGAAGATGTTGCCGAAGGGCTCTACGCCATCCGAGATCTGGCCGCACCACTGGTCTTTCCCGTGGTCCCCAGCGGACATTCAGACCACATCCGCTACAGTTTCGAGTCGGCCGCGTGGGCGAATCGAGGAAGCGCGCACCATGTCTAATTGCGGGTCCGATTGCGACTCTAGTTTGGGGGCCGGTGCCGGGAAGCGCACCGGCCCGCTGTCCGGCGTGCGCGTCGTCGATCTCACCGCGATGGTGATGGGGCCCTACTGCACCCAGATCATGGCCGACATGGGGGCCGATGTCATCAAGATCGAGCCCCCGCAAGGCGACGACACCCGGTACGTCTCGGTTGGTCCGGCCGCCGGCATGAGCGGCGTGTTCGTCAACGTCAACCGGGGCAAGCGCAGCGCCGTCATCGACCTGAAGTCCGATTCCGGCCAGGCCGCCGTGCGGGCCCTGATCGAAGGGGCCGATGTCTGCATCCATTCCATGCGCGCCAAGGCGATCGCCCGGCTTGGGCTGAGCTATCCCGAGGTCGCCGCCATCAACCCGGCCATCGTCTACACCAACTGCTACGGATACGGCCGGCGCGGCCCCAACCGGGATCTGCCGGCCTATGACGACACCATTCAGGCGGCGTGCGGACTGCCGTCCGTGCAAGAGCAGCTCACGGGTGAGCCCAGCTACGTGGGAACGATAATGGCGGACAAGGTCGCCGGACTCACCGCGCTCTACGCGACCATGATGGCCCTGTTCCACCGGGAACGTACCGGGCAGGGCCAAGAGGTCGAGATCGGGATGTTCGAGGCCGTGGCGTCGTTCATGCTGGTCGAACATGCCAACGGCGCGATGTTCGATCCGCCGCTGGGCCCGGCGGTCTATCCCCGCACCGTGGCGCCCAATCGGCGGCCGTATCGCACCAGCGACGGCTACCTTGCCGCGCTGATCTACAACGACAAACACTGGGCCGCTTTCGTCGATGCGGTACGGCCCCCATGGGCCAGCGAGCAGTACGCCACCCTCGAGGGCCGGGCCCGCCAGATCGACACCGTGTACGCGCTGCTGGCCGAGACCTTTGCGGCGCGGACCACCCAGGAATGGCTGGATCTGCTCGAGGAGCTCGAGATACCCGCGTCAGCGCTGTCGAGTCCGGCGGAATTGTTCGACAACCAGCATCTGAATGCCGTCGGATTCTTCGAGACCATCGACACTGCCCACGGACCGGTTCGCTTCCCGGGAGTGCCGACCTGGTTCTCCCGGACCCCGGGCCGGGTATCGGGTCCGGCCCCGCAGTTGGGCGCCGATACCAGCGCGGTGTTGGAGGAACTGGGCATCAACGCTGCCGATGCGCAACCGGCCGGCCCGGCCTAGCCCGAAATAGCGGCCAAGTCGTCGAAAAACCTTGCTACACCTAGGCGTGTCTGCAAAAGGATCCACCGCTGCCGCATCTAAGCTTGCTGGGATCACGAGGAGGGGCAGCGACGTATCGGCAGCAACTTTGGCGCGGGGCGACAGGGTGCTCCGGGCACGCTAACAGCAAGCACTGAGCCGGGCGGGTATGACCCCGCGCCGGATTCTTCTGCTACCCGCAAACGTTGGATTGCTCCGGTGCGACGTGCGGGCCGCACCGCAATCTGGGACCGCGCGGGGCGACAGCGCGGAATTCCTGCGCTGGACGGCCTGCGCGCGGTGGCCGTCGCGCTGGTGCTCGTCGGGCACGGCGGCGTTCCGGGAGTGGGCGGCGGCTTCATCGGCGTGGACATCTTCTTCGTCCTGAGCGGCTTCCTGATCACCTCGCTGCTCTTGGACGAATTGGGTCGCTCCGGTCGGATCGATCTGACCGGATTCTGGATTCGCCGCGCGCGCCGGCTGCTGCCGGCGCTGGTGCTGATGGTGCTCACCGTCGCCGCGGCCCGCGAGCTGTTGCCCTACCAGGCGCTCACCGGACTGCGTAACGACGCGCTGGCGGCCTTCCTGTGGATGGCCAACTGGCGGTTCGTCGCACAGAAGACCGACTACTTCACCCAGGGCGCGCCCCCCTCGCCGCTGCAACACACCTGGTCGTTGGGGGTGGAGGAGCAGTACTACATCGTATGGCCGCTGTTGTTGATCGCGGTGACACTGCTCTTGGCGGCCCGGGCCAGGCGCTATTTCCAGCGGGCCACCCTCGGCGGCGTCCGGTTCACCATATTCGTGATCGGCACCCTGGGGGCCCTGGCCTCTGGCGCGGCGGCCATTGTCTTTGCGTCCGAGTCAACGCGTGACCGGATCTATTTCGGCACCGATACTCGGGCCCAGGCCTTGTTGGTCGGCGCCGCGGCGGCGGCGTTGTTGGTGCGCGATTGGACGGCGCTCAACCACGGCTGGTGCCTGGTCCGGACCCGGTGGGGGCGGCGCGTCGCCCGCTTTCTGCCGGTCATCGGGGTGGCGGGCTTGGCGGCGCTCACCCACTTTGCCACCGGAAACGTCAACGAGTTCCGCCACGGTCTGCTGATCCTGGTCGCCCTGGCCGCGGTCTTCGTGGTGGCGCCGGTTGCGCTGGAACAACGCGGAGCGGTCGCGCGTTTGCTGGCGTGGCGCCCGCTGGTCTGGCTGGGCACCATCTCCTACGGCATCTACCTGTGGCACTGGCCGATCTTTTTGGCCCTCAACGGCGAGCGCACCGGGTGGACCGGAATGCGGCTGTTCGCCGCGCGGTGTGCCCTCACCGTGGCGATCGCCGCGTTGTCGTGGTGGCTGTTCGAGCAACCGATCCGGCGCTGGCGCCCGGCGCGAGTACCGCTGCTACCCCTGGCGGCGGCCACCGTCGCCAGCGCGGCCGCCGCCACCATGCTGGTTATCCCGGTCGGCACCGGCCCGGGCCTGCGTGAGGTAGGCCTGCCACCCGGCGTTTCGGCGGTCGCCGCGGTCTCACCGTCACCGCCGGAGCCGGCCGCGCCGGGACCAGCCGCCGCGCCACGAGATCCGAACCGGCCATTCACCGTTTCGGTGTTCGGTGACTCGATCGGCTGGACCATGATGCATTACCTGCCCGCCACACCCGGATTCCGATTCATCGACCACACCGTCATCGGTTGCAGCCTGGTGCGGGGCACGCCGTACCGCTACATCGGTCAGACATTGGAGCAACGGCCGGAGTGCGATACCTGGCCCAGCAGATGGTCCGCCCAGGTCAGTCAAGACCGGCCCGATGTCGCGCTGCTGATCATCGGTCGCTGGGAGACCGTGGACCGGGTGAACGAAGGAAAGTGGACTCACATCGGAGACCCGACCTTCGATGGGTATCTCAACTTCGAATTGCAGCGGGCGCTCAAGATCGTCGGATCCAGCGGTGTCCGGGTGATGGTGGCCACGGTGCCCTACAGCCGGGGCGGCGAGAAGCCGGATGGCCGCTTGTACCCGGAGGACCAGCCGGACCGGGTCAGGCAATGGAACGACATGTTGCGCAAGACAGTTAGCCAACACCGAAACGTCGGGATCATCGACCTCAACAAGAAGCTGTCCCCAGATGGGGTTTATACGGCCAAGGTTGACGGGATTCAGGTGCGCAGTGACGGCGTTCACCTCACCCCAGAGGGTGTGAAGTGGCTGATACCGTGGCTCGAGGAGTCGTTGCGCTAGTCGTTAATCGGCCGTGCGACAGCTGATTTCCATGCTGTCGCTGCTTCTGGCGGGAAAGTTGAAGCTCACGTAGCCGTTGGCGGGGTCCCGGATGTAGTCCAGGTACGGCCGGGAACCGGCGGACTCGGTGTTGTCGGCAAGGATCAATGCACCCGCCGGCAGCACCGGCTCCAGCAGCCTGACGACGGGTAGGTACAGGTCTTTCCAGCCGTCGAGCAGCACGAATTGGACCGGTCCGGGCACGGTTGTCAGCGTCGCGAGCGCATCCCCTTCGGCGACGGTGATCACGTCGGCCAGCCCGGTGTCGGCGAAGGTCTGCTTGGCGGCGGCGATCTTGCTGGCGTTGAGTTCGGTGGTCACCACCCGGCCGCTGCCGTTGTCGCGAACCGCGGCCGCGAGATGGATGGTGGATATGCCGAAAGACATTCCGAACTCGACGACGGTCGTGGGTCGGATCGCACGGACCAGCGCATACATGAGTCGGCCGGCCTCCGGTGTCACCGGGATGTAGAACTCGCTCATCGCGTCGGCCCGTTGCTGCGCATCCCCAGACCACAGCCGTTCGATTTCAGCGCGTCGCTCGCGCAGCGCCGTCATTTCGTTTGCGGCTGCGGCGTACATCCGGTCCAGCGCCGCGGCGACTTTGGCGTCCTGCAAAGTGGTGCCCATGCCGGCGAGGGTAGGCCGCCACCATCGCCAGTGCCATCGTTGGTGGTGGCCGTTACCAAATAGCCGTTTGACGAGCAGCGGGTTTCGGTGCGAGCATGGTTCCCGCAAGCACCTCGGTAGGCGAGGCGTCTGCATGGATACAGGCCACTGACCCCGAACGTCGAGAGACGCCCCGGGTCAGGACAGCTCTTCCCGGCCTAAGGGTTGAGCCCAAGTGGCTTCCGGATAGTCCGGATACGCCGTGCAGTGCCGAAGCTCCCACGAGAGGGGTGCGTTCGACGATGCGTCGCCGTACGGTCATCCCTCTTGCATAGGTGATGTGACGACACCCCCGTGTGTCATGGCCGTGAGGAGGTGAGGGCGAGACATGAGTGACATCAGTCCGGGCGATAGTCCCTATCCGAAATCCGTCTTCCCCCGATCCGGTTCCGGCATTTCTTCTACCGCCTAAGCCTTGTCGGGCCTTCACCAGGATCTGTGCCCAATCCGTGGGGCACCAGCGCCATGAAGGCCCGGGACACCTTGACGCGTTGAATGACGTAAGCCGATCGGTTTTCCCACCAGGAGTAAGATCATGGCTTTGGTTGCTACACAACGTATTCCCTACATGACCGGTTTTCCGGGACGTTCGCTGCTCAGTGCGGGCCGGCGGCTGACCAACAAGTGGTCCGCCCACTTCGTCCTGACACCGCAGGAGCGCGCCAACCGCTACGTGTCCAGGATGCCGATCGCGGTGGTTACCGCGTCGCTGGGTGGACATCCAGATCTGGGCACCAACAACTACCGCTAATTCCCTGAGCCGCAACGAACTCGGCGGCGGACGCTGACCCGGTGTCCGTCGCCGGGAGTGGCTTGCGCTGTCCGGTTCGCCACCCCTGTATCGATAGCGAGACGTTGATGACCTCGATATCCACTTCGCGTCGCGGTGCCCCGAATTCCGCTGTGCACTCCGCCGACGCCGCCGTCCTGGATTCGGCCCATACCGGCGACATCGTCGGTGCGTTCGGCCGGATCCGGCGGGATGGCGACGGCGTAGCTTCCCGGCGGTGGCAGCGTCTGCGGACCCTGATGGTCATCAGCGGTCCCGGGCTGATCGTGATGGTCGGCGACAACGACGCCGGTGGTGTCGCCACTTACGCTCAGGCCGGCCAGAACTACGGGATGACCCTGCTCTGGACCCTGGCCTTGCTGATCCCGGTGCTGTACGTGAACCAGGAAATGGTGTTGCGCCTGGGTGCGGTCGTAAGGGTCGGGCACGCGCGGCTGATCTTCGAGCGCTTCGGCAAGTTCTGGGGCGCGTTCAGCGTCGGCGACCTGTTGATCCTCAATGCGCTGACCATCGTCACCGAATTCATCGGCGTATCAATGGCCCTCGGCTTTCTCGGCTGCCCGAAGGCGGTCGCCATCCCGGCCGCCGCGGTGCTGTTGTTCGCGGTGGTCGCCGGCGGCTCATTTCGCCGCTGGGAGCAGATGATGTTTCTGCTGATCGCGGTGAACGTGGTGATCATTCCGATGGCGCTACTGGTGCATCCGACGTTCTCGGGGACGGTGGGTGGTTTGGTGCCACGCTTCCCCGGAGGACTGGACTCCACGGTGCTGTTGCTCATCGTGGCGATCGTCGGCACCACGATCGCACCATGGCAGTTGTTCTTTCAGCAGTCCAACGTGGTGGACAAGCGCATCACGGCGCGCTGGATTCCCTACGCACGAGCGGATCTGGTACTCGGCATCGTCGTGGTGATCGTCGGGGCGACAGCGCTGATGGCGGTGACCGCATTCGGCCTGGCCGGCACCTCCGACGTCGGCCACTTCAGTGACGCGGGCGCGGTCGCAACGAGTTTGACCAACCACTTCGGCTCCACCGTGGGCATCCTGTTCGCAGTCGTGCTACTCGACGCATCGCTGATCGGCGCGAACGCCATCGGGCTGGCCACCACCTATGCCGTCGGCGACGCGATGGGCAAAAGGCACTCGCTGCACTGGAAGATCAGTGAGGCCCCGCTGTTCTACGGCGGCTACGCGGCGCTACTTGCGATTTCAGCCGCGGTAGCGTTCAGCCCCGACTACGTGCTCGGCTTGGTGACCCAGGGTGTGCAGGCCCTCGCCGGCATCCTGCTACCGTCGGCAACGGTATTTCTGGTGTTGCTCTGCAACGACCATGCGGTACTGGGTCCGTGGGTAAACACCCTGCGGCAGAACATCATTGCTTGGACCACGGTCTGGTGTCTGGTCTTGCTGTCGCTGGCGCTGACGGTAACGACCTTCTTTCCGCGCCTGTCGACCGCCGCCATCGAGATAGGTCTGGTGGCCGGCGCGGCGATCGGCATGATGGGTGGCGCTGCGGTGCTTATCACCGGCCGCCGGCGCAGCGACCGACGCGACGCGGAGGCCATCTCGAAATCCCTGGGCGGCGGGCTAGATCCCGGGGAGGTCGATGAGATCAACGACGCCAAGTTGCTCAGCCGTGCCGAACGGCGTGCCATTCGCCAACAGGACCGGGCCCAGTGGTGTACCCCCAATCTGACCGACCTTGCCCGCCCGGCCATGTCGCAGGCACACCGGCTGGGCCTATTCACCCTGCGGGCCTACCTCGTGGTCGCGGTGGTGCTGGTGGTTGTCAAGGTGGTGCAGGCCGGGATCGGCTGACCGGCCGGATGATTCAGCCGGCAGCCAGCACCGTTGTGCGCGCCGGAAAGACTAGCCGACCACCTCGATCGGATCGCCGACGTTGACGCTGTCGAAGTACCACGCCGCGTTATCCGGGCTCAGGTTGATGCACCCGTGGCTCACATTGGCGTAGCCCTGTGAGTTCACCGACCACGGCGCCGAATGGACATACACTCCGCTCCACGTGACCCGAACCGCGTAGGAGGCGGTGATCATGTACCCGTCCGACGAGTTCAGCGGGATGCCGATGGTGCGGGAGTCCATGACAACGGTGCGCTCTTTGGACAAGGCGGTGAAGCTGCCGATCGGAGTGGGGCGACTGGGCTTGCCCATCGACGCCGGCATGGTGCGCAGCACGTCACCGTTGCGGCTGACGGTGAAGGTGTGCGCGGAGATGCTGGCCACACCGAGCAGCTCGTCACCGGTCTCGAAGCCGGTGGTCAGTTCCTGCACCCCCACCGAAACGCGCGTGTGGGTGGGCCAGTATCGGTCCGGCACCCACTGCACGACGTTGCTTTGGACCCACTGGAAGTGTCCGGTCATGTTGCTCGGTGAAAGGACGTGAATGGTCCGTTGGGCGGCGCGGCGGTTGGTCACTGGCGCGGTGAACGTCACCACCACGGGGTGCGCCACTCCTACCACCGCGCCGTTCGCGGGCAACACCGAAGCAACGCCCGGAATCGGCTCTGCGGCCGGCAGGGCCGCGGTGGCGGGACTGCCCGCTGCCACGACCGCCAATACTGTAATCGCAACCATAACGAATAGATAACGAATTATTCGACGCATGGCGTCCGCCCTTCGAGATG is from Mycobacterium marinum and encodes:
- a CDS encoding L,D-transpeptidase, which encodes MRRIIRYLFVMVAITVLAVVAAGSPATAALPAAEPIPGVASVLPANGAVVGVAHPVVVTFTAPVTNRRAAQRTIHVLSPSNMTGHFQWVQSNVVQWVPDRYWPTHTRVSVGVQELTTGFETGDELLGVASISAHTFTVSRNGDVLRTMPASMGKPSRPTPIGSFTALSKERTVVMDSRTIGIPLNSSDGYMITASYAVRVTWSGVYVHSAPWSVNSQGYANVSHGCINLSPDNAAWYFDSVNVGDPIEVVG
- a CDS encoding O-methyltransferase, with translation MGTTLQDAKVAAALDRMYAAAANEMTALRERRAEIERLWSGDAQQRADAMSEFYIPVTPEAGRLMYALVRAIRPTTVVEFGMSFGISTIHLAAAVRDNGSGRVVTTELNASKIAAAKQTFADTGLADVITVAEGDALATLTTVPGPVQFVLLDGWKDLYLPVVRLLEPVLPAGALILADNTESAGSRPYLDYIRDPANGYVSFNFPARSSDSMEISCRTAD
- a CDS encoding NRAMP family divalent metal transporter — encoded protein: MTSISTSRRGAPNSAVHSADAAVLDSAHTGDIVGAFGRIRRDGDGVASRRWQRLRTLMVISGPGLIVMVGDNDAGGVATYAQAGQNYGMTLLWTLALLIPVLYVNQEMVLRLGAVVRVGHARLIFERFGKFWGAFSVGDLLILNALTIVTEFIGVSMALGFLGCPKAVAIPAAAVLLFAVVAGGSFRRWEQMMFLLIAVNVVIIPMALLVHPTFSGTVGGLVPRFPGGLDSTVLLLIVAIVGTTIAPWQLFFQQSNVVDKRITARWIPYARADLVLGIVVVIVGATALMAVTAFGLAGTSDVGHFSDAGAVATSLTNHFGSTVGILFAVVLLDASLIGANAIGLATTYAVGDAMGKRHSLHWKISEAPLFYGGYAALLAISAAVAFSPDYVLGLVTQGVQALAGILLPSATVFLVLLCNDHAVLGPWVNTLRQNIIAWTTVWCLVLLSLALTVTTFFPRLSTAAIEIGLVAGAAIGMMGGAAVLITGRRRSDRRDAEAISKSLGGGLDPGEVDEINDAKLLSRAERRAIRQQDRAQWCTPNLTDLARPAMSQAHRLGLFTLRAYLVVAVVLVVVKVVQAGIG
- a CDS encoding acyltransferase family protein, with amino-acid sequence MRRAGRTAIWDRAGRQRGIPALDGLRAVAVALVLVGHGGVPGVGGGFIGVDIFFVLSGFLITSLLLDELGRSGRIDLTGFWIRRARRLLPALVLMVLTVAAARELLPYQALTGLRNDALAAFLWMANWRFVAQKTDYFTQGAPPSPLQHTWSLGVEEQYYIVWPLLLIAVTLLLAARARRYFQRATLGGVRFTIFVIGTLGALASGAAAIVFASESTRDRIYFGTDTRAQALLVGAAAAALLVRDWTALNHGWCLVRTRWGRRVARFLPVIGVAGLAALTHFATGNVNEFRHGLLILVALAAVFVVAPVALEQRGAVARLLAWRPLVWLGTISYGIYLWHWPIFLALNGERTGWTGMRLFAARCALTVAIAALSWWLFEQPIRRWRPARVPLLPLAAATVASAAAATMLVIPVGTGPGLREVGLPPGVSAVAAVSPSPPEPAAPGPAAAPRDPNRPFTVSVFGDSIGWTMMHYLPATPGFRFIDHTVIGCSLVRGTPYRYIGQTLEQRPECDTWPSRWSAQVSQDRPDVALLIIGRWETVDRVNEGKWTHIGDPTFDGYLNFELQRALKIVGSSGVRVMVATVPYSRGGEKPDGRLYPEDQPDRVRQWNDMLRKTVSQHRNVGIIDLNKKLSPDGVYTAKVDGIQVRSDGVHLTPEGVKWLIPWLEESLR
- a CDS encoding CaiB/BaiF CoA transferase family protein, coding for MSNCGSDCDSSLGAGAGKRTGPLSGVRVVDLTAMVMGPYCTQIMADMGADVIKIEPPQGDDTRYVSVGPAAGMSGVFVNVNRGKRSAVIDLKSDSGQAAVRALIEGADVCIHSMRAKAIARLGLSYPEVAAINPAIVYTNCYGYGRRGPNRDLPAYDDTIQAACGLPSVQEQLTGEPSYVGTIMADKVAGLTALYATMMALFHRERTGQGQEVEIGMFEAVASFMLVEHANGAMFDPPLGPAVYPRTVAPNRRPYRTSDGYLAALIYNDKHWAAFVDAVRPPWASEQYATLEGRARQIDTVYALLAETFAARTTQEWLDLLEELEIPASALSSPAELFDNQHLNAVGFFETIDTAHGPVRFPGVPTWFSRTPGRVSGPAPQLGADTSAVLEELGINAADAQPAGPA
- a CDS encoding SDR family NAD(P)-dependent oxidoreductase gives rise to the protein MTELRFDDRVAVVTGAGRGLGRAYALLLAARGAKVVVNDTGGSLAGAGGDPAPAHQVVAEITALGGQAAASLDSVTTPAGGQAIIETALERYGRIDILIHNAGNVRSAPLKEMSYEDFDAVIDVHLRGAFHVVRPAFGLMCDQLYGRIVLASSIGGLYGNQGVANYAAAKAGLIGLANVAAVEGAASGVLCNVIVPSAVTRMADGLDISSYPPMGTELVAPVVGLLAHESCPVNGEMLIAIAGRVARAVVAESPGVQRLSWSMEDVAEGLYAIRDLAAPLVFPVVPSGHSDHIRYSFESAAWANRGSAHHV